A part of Coleofasciculus chthonoplastes PCC 7420 genomic DNA contains:
- a CDS encoding DUF6883 domain-containing protein has translation MPDDAIIPDTKLTRYLLVKREQDDKSNFLAQAGFTRDNPDQLKSAIRYLADTVEAVEDRSNEYGTFYRVKGQLMGVNNTNLEVITVWLNRKIDNQFQFITLIPNKE, from the coding sequence ATCCCTGATGATGCCATCATTCCTGATACTAAATTAACTCGCTATCTCCTGGTCAAGAGAGAACAAGACGATAAATCAAACTTTTTGGCACAGGCGGGATTTACACGGGATAATCCCGACCAATTAAAATCCGCCATTCGTTACCTTGCCGATACAGTGGAAGCGGTAGAAGATAGAAGCAATGAATATGGGACGTTCTACCGTGTCAAAGGTCAACTCATGGGTGTCAATAACACAAACTTGGAAGTAATCACAGTCTGGCTGAACCGTAAAATTGATAACCAATTCCAGTTTATTACTTTAATTCCCAACAAGGAGTGA
- a CDS encoding DUF4926 domain-containing protein, whose protein sequence is MLELYQRVVLSRNLPEHHLQKGDVLTLIDYVPHPSGGEDGYILEVFNAVGESINVIAVPMGAVQALKNNEILTVRSLAEAS, encoded by the coding sequence ATGCTTGAACTTTACCAGCGCGTTGTCCTATCTCGCAACCTACCAGAACATCACCTGCAAAAAGGCGATGTTCTCACTCTGATTGATTATGTGCCTCACCCTAGCGGTGGCGAAGATGGCTATATTTTGGAAGTTTTCAATGCTGTGGGTGAATCGATTAATGTAATTGCTGTGCCGATGGGAGCAGTTCAAGCCTTGAAAAATAATGAAATCCTCACTGTTCGTTCTTTAGCTGAGGCGAGTTAG